The Hymenobacter oligotrophus genome segment GAGAAATTAGAACTAACGAAGGCTGACGCTGTATTCGTATACGAAGCTTGAAAAGGTACCTTATATTCCATATATTTTTTATAACCTATTTCAGAATAAGCCGTTACTTTTGTGGATGTTCCGTGCGTTGCGCCGCACCTAGCCACGATGCAGCGCAGGCACCCAGCCAACGTTACCCCTTTCTATGCCCCAACGATTACTTTACGCTATTTTGGTAACTGCTTTTAGCCTTTGCTGTTTGCAAAGCAGTTTACCCGCCGCGGCTGCCAAGCAGCAGGCGCCGGCGCGGGCAGTAGCGCCCCCAGCTTCTTCCGACGACAAGAACATCTTGGTGTACCCCAACCCCAGCTCGGATGTGGTGTACGTGTCGTTTACCGGCTTTGAGGGCCGCAAAACCGAATTGCGCCTGCTCAACGTGATTGGCACCGTGGTGTACCGCGAAACCATTACGGAGCTGAATAACCGCTTTACGCGCCGCCTCGATTTGAGCCGTTACGCCAGCGGGCTGTACTACGTCAAGATTGACTCCGACAACACGAGCGTAATGCGCAAGCTGGTGATTCGCTAGCAGTTGTGTTTCGTGCGCGGCGGCCGTTGCTTTCTTCGGGAGGCAACGGCCGCCGCGTTTATGGGCGCTTGGGCTGGTGGGGCAGGGCAAAAAAAAGCCCTCCGGAGCAAACCGGAGGGCTGATGAGACAAATCGAAGTTAGGGTTAGCGGCGGGCGCGAACTGGCACTGGCTGGAGCTGAGGGGTACGGCCACCCAGAACACGGTCCAGAAGCGCAGCCAATTTATCAGCAAGCGAATTCAGCGTCATGGAAGAGTACAAGTAAGTGGAAAGCCTACATACCAAATTACGCAGCTTTAACTAATTCGGACTACGCCGGGGTTCCTTTTTTTTGCCAAACTACAATTTCGCTATCCAAAAGGGCTTTTACTACCCGGTGCGCGTCGGGCCCTACCCCGCCCATCAGGGCCGAGCCGCGGCTGTCGAGCCAGGGCAAGCCCAAGAAGGCAAAACCCGGCACCGTGCAAATGCCGCGGTGGTGCACCGGAACGCCCTGGTTATCAAACACTGGCAACTCAACCCAACGGTAATCGGGCCGAAAGCCGGTGGCCCACACCACGGCTTGCAGCGCGGGCGTGCGGCCAGCATCGGCCAACAAGGCGTCGCCTTCGGCTTGGCGGGCGCGGCCAACCCAGTGCACGTTGCCGAAGCGGCGGAGGCGGCGCAGGTCGCCGGCTACCACGGGCTCGGCGCGGCGGTGCATCCAGCCGCCCAGCCA includes the following:
- a CDS encoding T9SS type A sorting domain-containing protein is translated as MQSSLPAAAAKQQAPARAVAPPASSDDKNILVYPNPSSDVVYVSFTGFEGRKTELRLLNVIGTVVYRETITELNNRFTRRLDLSRYASGLYYVKIDSDNTSVMRKLVIR